The Bacteroidales bacterium region ATAATGCTTAACTCTGGGTCCTGAGCTCTGGGCTACAGGCTTTAATCATTTAATCAATATAATAAACATATACCTATGAGATATCCCAAAATAAGAGAATTAGGAGAAGCCGTTGTATCACTGGTTTCGCCGGCCTATACAACCAAATATCCGAAAAAGGAACACGTGCCGTTTGAAAATTTCAGAGGCAAGCCCGTGGTGGATGATGATAATTGCGTGGGATGTGAAACCTGTGCGAATGTATGTCCTCCTATGGCCATTACTTTTGAAGATGACAGGGAAAAAGGCATCCGGACGATCAGAAGGGACTATGGAAAGTGCATCTTTTGCGGTCAGTGCGAAGAGCACTGTATTACCCAAAAGGGGGTGAAGCTTTCGGACAAAATATTTGATATGTCGTCATTCGACAGAAATGACAATGTGGAGTATCAGGAGAAAGAACTGCTGATATGCAAAAATTGCGGGGCCATAATCACCACCAAAGAACATTACATGTTCATGCATAAAAAACTCGGGCCAAAAGCTTATTCGAACATCATGAACCTGAACATGCTCAATGAAAAATTACGGCTGGCCTCCGAAGATAATACAGAGGTAGCGCTCAGCGAAGACCTCAGACGACGGGATGCCTTCAACATCCTGTGCCCAAACTGCCTAAGAGAATTGCAACTAAAAACTCACGGTAGATGAACCGATGGACCCCCTGGAAATCCTTAAAGACAATAAAACCCTTTTCATTGGTATTGGCAACGTTTTGAAAAGTGACGACGGAGTAGGTGTTTACATCAGCAACAACATAAAAACCCGCAAAAAAATCTCATCCCTCAACGTAGAGGTAAGCATAGAAAATTATATTGGTAAAATCAACAAGCTGAACAGCGATTTGCTGGTATTGCTGGATTGTATGGATTTTCAACAACCTCCGGGATACTGGGATTTAATACCTGTTGCCGGATTAACCGGGCATACTACCAATACGCACAACATCTCACTGGACAAAATTTCTGAACTTTTTGATGCACCGACCTATATATTGGGCATTCAGCCCCAAAATATACATTTCGGGGAACATTTAAGTCCTGAAGTAAAAATAGCGGCTAATAACATCATTGAACGGATCAATCAACTACATTGAAAAACTTGTTGAAATTCCAGAAAAAAATCTGTATATTTAAAAAAAATGGAGGTTATTATGTCCTATGATTATTATTGTCCAATGTGTAAAGGTCAATTGCGGGTTGAAAACAACCTGGTATTTACAGCCAAGTCAAAGGAAACCAATCAGAAAGGCCTGATTTTTTTAAGTCCTGAACTGGGGAATTATAACACAACCAAACATCCCGGTTTTGACCTACAGGAAGGAGAAAAATGCGTTTTCTATTGTCCCATTTGTCATGCGACCCTAAACAAAGAAAAAACCAATAACCTGGTAAAAATCTTTATGAAAGATGAGAAGGATCATGAATACGAAATCTTTTTCTCGGGTATCGCAGGAGAGAAATGCACCTACAAACTGAGAGACAAAAAGATGGAAGGCATGGGTCCGGATGTGGAACGGTACAAAAAATATTTCGACGTTCCGGAAGAAGATCAAAAGTATTTGTAGATCGCCTGGCCAAATGTTGAACGTAATCTCAACCAAGGTGGCCAAAGAAATATGGTGTAAGCTAATTGTGGAATTAGAGCTCCCAATAAAAGTACACATTAAATCGTCTTAAATACAATCTATATGGCAGAACTTAAATTGTGGCAAAAGATTTATTCACTTTGTGATGAGTTTTTTTCACTAAAACCCTGGAACATTTTATATGAAGATGATCTATTCGCAGTTAAGAGTCCTGAAAGCGGAAATGAGTATTTTATAAGTATCATGGGAAGTAATGAAGAGGTATATGCAATGTCTGCCTATGAAGGCGCTGAAGCCCTTTACCAGTTTTGGGATTTACATAATGGTGAAATTGAACTTCCCCCTGAAACCATTATGTTGATTCCCCATATGATGGTATCTCTTGATAACCGTGAGAATATACCCCAAAAACAACGGTCAGTCATCAAACAACTGGGACTAAAATACCGGGGGAAACAGGCATGGCCGAATATAGAAAGAATAATCCCGGCCTACCTGCCTGATATACCGGATGATTCACACCTGTATGATCTTGTTTATATCCTGGAGCAAAGCATCCAGGTAATCAAGCGGGCATCAAAAAGTGTGGCTTTTATTTACAATGAGGAGCGCCATGAGGACGAATATCTTTTCCGTGAAGCAAACTCGGATAACGGTCAATGGGTTTGGAAGGATGTATATAAAAGGGTAACTGTTCCGACCAGGGAAAAGAAGATTAATTATAGTAATGACAAACTGGCCTCTTTTAAAAAATTACCCGTGGGAAATCATGAACTGGAAATGGATTTGGTAATGATCCCTGCACCCACGAAAGAAAAAGGCGGAGCTCCCTATTTTCCTTTTATTTTTATTATTGTGGATCCTAATAGGGGTATGATCATTGACTTTGAGATACTGTCACCCGAACCAGACTTTGATTCTATGCTGAACAGGCTCCCGGACACCATTCTCGGGAAAATAATCAAAACGGGCAAACGTCCCGGGGAGATCAGTTATAAATCTCCTTATATTGAAGGGATCATGGAATGGATCGAAAAAGAAACAGGCCAGAAAATGGAACAAAGAGTGGATCTACCAGCGCTCGATGAGGCTGTGGAATATTTGATTGACAGCATGAATAAATAAAATCAGCTATAACCCATTATCGATTTCTAACTGGAATCATTCAGTTATATTGGATGATTTTTCAATATTATTTCTTAAATTATCAGGTTGGATTTTCAACTCTTCAGAAGGGTTTAACCTGATAATTCCATAGCCATGAAAACACAAATTTTATTTCCAGGTATAATGCTTTTCTTATTATTGGGTTCTTTCTGTGCAACAAACAAAGAAAAGGCAGAGAAAACAGAGAGAGCCTCTCCCGCTTTTAAAGAAACTGGGGAACAGGAAATCACGTTAATTTCTGTTTATGACAATTACCAGGCGAATCCCGAAATGCAAACCGCCTGGGGATTTGGCAGTGTTATACAAACTCCGGATGAAAACATATTGTTTGATACGGGAGGTAATGTGGATATTCTGCTTTCCAATATGAAAAAAATGGACATTGCCCCGGAATTAATTGATAAAGTATTCATTTCTCATATCCACGGGGATCATCTGGGTGGCCTGGAAGGTTTCCTCGACAAGAACAAGGATGTTACCGTTTTCATACCGGCTTCTTTTCCCAATTCGGTAAGCAATATGATAACCAATAAAGGCGCCCTGGTCAAAGAATTATCAGATCCGGGAAAGATTACCGATTTTGCCTGGTCCACCGGAGAACTTTCCGGCCCACCCACAGAACATGGATTGATGATCCATTCCAAAAAAGGACTGATCGTAATGACAGGCTGCGCCCATCCGGGAATTGTGAAGATTGTCAGGAGAGCCAAAGAGCTGACCGGAAAAGAAAGTGTATACCTGGTCGTTGGAGGTTTCCATCGTCCACCGCGATCGACTGTAAAAGAATTCAGGGAACTTGGAGTCGAAAAGGTAGCACCCACNNNNNNNNNNNNNNNNNNNNNNNNNNNNNNNNNNNNNNNNNNNNNNNNNNNNNNNNNNNNNNNNNNNNNNNNNNNNNNNNNNNNNNNNNNNNNNNNNNNNNNNNNNNNNNNNNNNNNNNNNNNNNNNNNNNNNNNNNNNNNNNNNNNNNNNNNNNNNNNNNNNNNNNNNNNNNNNNNNNNNNNNNNNNNNNNNNNNNNNNNNNNNNNNNNNNNNNNNNNNNNNNNNNNNNNNNNNNNNNNNNNNNNNNNNNNNNNNNNNNNNNNNNNNNNNNNNNNNNNNNNNNNNNNNNNNNNNNNNNNNNNNNNNNNNNTGTTTGACAGGAGTTTGACAAAGAATTTGAGGGTTTGAGGGGTCTGTCTTTCAAAGCCAGACAATTTTTGAAATTTGTATATTGTTATTTGGTGCTTAATTTGCGCCTTGTCTGTAATTTAGACAAAAAATTTCATGCTGCACGATGTTAAAAAATGGATCAATGAGGACGGCGAGCCTTATTTAAGGAGCATCGGTTTAAAAAAGAACCAGACAATGCTCGATTTCGGCTGCGGTGAAGGGCATTATACCATCCCAGCTGCTAAAGTGGTAGGAGAACAAGGCAAAGTATATGCCGTGGATAAAAGCCGGTTTACACTTGATGAACTGATAGATGAAGCAAAATCCCTGGGTTTGCACAACATTTTTCCCGTTGTGGATCATTCGGAGGAGTTAGATATTGACCTGGAGGAAGAAAGCGTGGATTTCATGCTTTTTTATGATGTGCTTCATTTTATGGAAGCTGAAAAAAGGAGGAAAGTTTATGAAAATGCCTGTAAATTGTTAAAATCCGATGGCATCCTTTCAGTTTATCCCAAACATACTGAATCCAACATGCCCATGATTCATCTGGCCAATGTCAACCTGGACGAACTTACCAGGGAAATAGAAAGCACATGCTTTTCTATTGATAAAAAAGAACTGAAGCACCTTTTTCATGATGATTACTATGATGAGGGATATGTTTTAAACTTCACCAAGAATACTTATTAACTTAATTGAGACCAATTTGGGGAAGTCTGGAGAAAAGATAAATCATAATTTATTGCAAAATGAGAATATTCTCATTATATTTGCAATATAAAGGTGAGTTCATTTTAAAAGTATTAAATAAAAAAGGCTTCTATTATGGAAAAATATTTGGTCGCATCCTCCGGGGATCAGTTGGATTCAAAAATATCCGGGAGATTCGGACATGCAAAATTTTTTATTGTCATCAACCCCCAAACAATGGATTATGAGGCTCATCCGGGTGTTGATCCGGACCAGGAAAAGCCGGATATTGGAAATTTTATGAAACAGGGTATCAGTAAAGTACTTGTCGGCAACATAGGGCCTTCAGCTTTTAATGAGGCTACGGGATACGGATTAAAAGTGTACCTCTGTCGCAAAATGACTGTAAATGAATCCATTAGCAAGGTTTATAACGATGAGATTTCGCCGATGCAGGAGCCCACGATCAAAGAAAGCCTGCACTCCCCCCGTAAGGCAGATGGCAATGCCAGCGGACGAGGCACAGGACGCGGAATGGATCTGGGAAGAAGCACAGGCAAAGGACACGGAAAAGGAAGAAACGGTGACAAAGGCCGGAGCCGGGGTTGATAACAAATCCAAACGCCTTATTTTATGGAGAATAAACTGACATTTACCATTGCAGTAGACCATTTGGATACCATCAAGCCAAGACATTTCGGGGATGCCGATAAATTTTTAATCTATGAATATGATAACCGGGAAGATTTAAAAACATTCATATGGCCAACAAAACAAGACTTTACCCAGAATCAAGGGTCGAACTGACTCCATTTGGTTTAAAACATTATGACAGATTACTGGATCTGGTCAGTTTTGGCTTTTATAAACCACTAATAAAACGCGCCATAAGATCACTGAACATTCAACCGGAAGACAAAATAATTGATTTTGGTTGTGGTACGGGGCGTAATGCCTGCTATATGGCAAAATACCTATCACCAGAGGGTAAAATTATTGGGATTGACATATCGGAGATTATGGGAGAACATTTCAAAAAGAAATGTAAAATATGGATAAAACCAAAGAAGAGAATAGGTTAATTGCCGTCCCTACAAATGATGGCGTCGATATTTTCAGTAAAATGCTGGGAATGGCAAAATATATGTACATTTACAAGATAGAAGACGGAACATTCCGGCTTATTGAAAAAAGAGACAATCCTTACGAGAAGACCAAGCAACGTCAAAAAACCCTGGATGTTTATGAAATTATCAAAGATTGCGACACCATTGTATCTGAAAAAATTGGTAAAAAGGGTGTAAAACGACTTGAGGAAAGGGGAATGAAGCTTATTTTCAGAAGCGGAAAGATGGAAGAGGCCCTGGCTGATGTCGTCAATAAAGATCTCTAGTAATTGTTTAATATCAGGGAAGAATGACAATATTAGTTAAATTTACAATCTAACAACGTATATCTTCATGAGCGAAGCGAGTAATTTAACAGTGTAACATTAACAAAAAATTAGCTTATGAAAATCTGCAGCATAAATCAAATGAGAGATCTGGACCGAAGGGCTATGGAAGAATACGGCATCGTCCAGGAGCTTTTGATGGAAAATGCCGGTCAGGCAGCTTATTTTACCATCCTGAAAGAATTTGGGATTGAGAGGAAACACTTTGTTGTTTTTTGTGGAAGTGGTAATAACGGTGGCGATGGGCTGGTTGTGGCCAGAAAGCTCCATTCCAACGGTGCTGAAGTCACAGTGATTATGCTGGGCGACCGGTCAAAATTCAAAGGGGCCGCCAAACAAAATCTGGATATAGCGGAAAAACTTCAGATCAGGATAATTGAGTGGAAAGATGCTTCCGAGGCGAAAAGATCGGTCCAAAATGCCGATGCATTAATAGATGCCATTTTCGGAACCGGCATTGACCGGGAGGTGGAAGGAAA contains the following coding sequences:
- a CDS encoding MBL fold metallo-hydrolase, whose protein sequence is MKTQILFPGIMLFLLLGSFCATNKEKAEKTERASPAFKETGEQEITLISVYDNYQANPEMQTAWGFGSVIQTPDENILFDTGGNVDILLSNMKKMDIAPELIDKVFISHIHGDHLGGLEGFLDKNKDVTVFIPASFPNSVSNMITNKGALVKELSDPGKITDFAWSTGELSGPPTEHGLMIHSKKGLIVMTGCAHPGIVKIVRRAKELTGKESVYLVVGGFHRPPRSTVKEFRELGVEKVAPT
- a CDS encoding class I SAM-dependent methyltransferase codes for the protein MANKTRLYPESRVELTPFGLKHYDRLLDLVSFGFYKPLIKRAIRSLNIQPEDKIIDFGCGTGRNACYMAKYLSPEGKIIGIDISEIMGEHFKKKCKIWIKPKKRIG
- a CDS encoding methyltransferase domain-containing protein, which codes for MLHDVKKWINEDGEPYLRSIGLKKNQTMLDFGCGEGHYTIPAAKVVGEQGKVYAVDKSRFTLDELIDEAKSLGLHNIFPVVDHSEELDIDLEEESVDFMLFYDVLHFMEAEKRRKVYENACKLLKSDGILSVYPKHTESNMPMIHLANVNLDELTREIESTCFSIDKKELKHLFHDDYYDEGYVLNFTKNTY
- a CDS encoding 4Fe-4S dicluster domain-containing protein, whose amino-acid sequence is MRYPKIRELGEAVVSLVSPAYTTKYPKKEHVPFENFRGKPVVDDDNCVGCETCANVCPPMAITFEDDREKGIRTIRRDYGKCIFCGQCEEHCITQKGVKLSDKIFDMSSFDRNDNVEYQEKELLICKNCGAIITTKEHYMFMHKKLGPKAYSNIMNLNMLNEKLRLASEDNTEVALSEDLRRRDAFNILCPNCLRELQLKTHGR
- a CDS encoding hydrogenase maturation protease; the encoded protein is MDPLEILKDNKTLFIGIGNVLKSDDGVGVYISNNIKTRKKISSLNVEVSIENYIGKINKLNSDLLVLLDCMDFQQPPGYWDLIPVAGLTGHTTNTHNISLDKISELFDAPTYILGIQPQNIHFGEHLSPEVKIAANNIIERINQLH
- a CDS encoding NifB/NifX family molybdenum-iron cluster-binding protein, with the protein product MEKYLVASSGDQLDSKISGRFGHAKFFIVINPQTMDYEAHPGVDPDQEKPDIGNFMKQGISKVLVGNIGPSAFNEATGYGLKVYLCRKMTVNESISKVYNDEISPMQEPTIKESLHSPRKADGNASGRGTGRGMDLGRSTGKGHGKGRNGDKGRSRG